The following are encoded together in the Candidatus Omnitrophota bacterium genome:
- the nrdR gene encoding transcriptional regulator NrdR → MKCPSCFYKETKVIDSRLSSDGASIRRRRECLKCEKRFTTYEYVEQVPLMVVKNDGRRQPFDRKKIVAGLIKACEKRPISIDKMEDVTTEIERTVQKQFDKEVNSKAIGELVMEKLAVLDEVAYVRFASVYRQFRDVNQFMSELHHILDKEKVKRKK, encoded by the coding sequence ATGAAATGTCCCAGCTGTTTTTATAAAGAAACTAAAGTTATTGATTCGCGTTTAAGCAGTGACGGTGCTTCTATTCGCCGCCGGCGGGAATGTTTAAAATGCGAGAAGCGTTTTACAACGTATGAATATGTTGAACAAGTTCCTTTGATGGTGGTTAAAAACGACGGACGAAGACAGCCATTTGACCGTAAAAAGATCGTAGCCGGCCTTATTAAGGCTTGTGAAAAACGTCCCATTAGTATTGATAAGATGGAAGATGTGACGACGGAAATCGAACGCACGGTCCAAAAACAATTCGATAAAGAAGTGAACTCAAAGGCTATCGGCGAATTAGTGATGGAAAAATTAGCCGTTTTAGACGAAGTGGCTTATGTGCGTTTTGCTTCTGTCTATCGGCAGTTCCGTGATGTTAATCAATTTATGAGCGAGCTGCACCATATCCTTGATAAAGAGAAAGTAAAACGAAAGAAGTAG
- a CDS encoding bifunctional nuclease family protein, translated as MIQVELSKIIIDEKRQDQIIVLREKEGTRQFPIVIGFLEASSIKMKLSGLQVPRPMTHDLLIALIEGLDAKLEKLVVDKLIDNTFHAKLILKVADGKSKTVDCRPSDGVALAVRANAPIFVEEEVLKKASIFKA; from the coding sequence ATGATCCAAGTTGAATTAAGCAAAATTATTATTGATGAAAAACGCCAAGACCAGATCATTGTCCTTCGGGAAAAAGAGGGAACAAGGCAGTTTCCGATCGTTATCGGTTTTTTGGAAGCATCTAGTATCAAGATGAAGCTTTCCGGGCTTCAAGTCCCGCGTCCGATGACCCATGACCTTCTCATAGCGCTTATTGAAGGCCTGGATGCTAAATTGGAAAAACTGGTGGTGGATAAATTAATCGATAATACCTTCCATGCAAAGCTTATCCTAAAGGTTGCCGACGGAAAATCAAAAACGGTCGATTGCCGCCCGTCCGACGGCGTTGCTTTAGCCGTTCGCGCTAATGCGCCTATTTTTGTCGAAGAAGAAGTTTTAAAGAAGGCCTCTATTTTTAAGGCATAG
- a CDS encoding HD domain-containing protein, producing the protein MNLQNSLHLKIPFLELIQGLAKEKKRSIFLVGGSLRDCLLERHVMDFDFAVSCGAIKCAQEFCKKIKGAFVLLDEEHGCARIVKKTKEGILTFDFADFRGKTISDDLALRDFTINTLCVDVQKIAGNTILLQAILSHDNALEDIRSRKISMVSVRSFKDDPLRLVRAFSLQATLDFSIDRKTLAQIKKDKDLLAQTAYERIRDEFFKILLSERAAPTLILMDKVGLLEKIIPQIAVMFNVKQGGYHHLDVWKHSLEVVTQLEKVFSEVKHDQDIKNYLEEPLAGVRNRLALMKLAALLHDIGKPDTRRKEKKRMTFHGHERVGRDISRPIALMLKLSTDERHILEDMVFWHLRPGYLSNFNIPSERAMFRYFRDTKKEALSIALLSLADQRSTRGPLTTASKQKHHEKIAWKIIKRYLAKSKENPLKRLITGHDLIRQLKLTPSPVFAKILRAVEERQTLGEINTKTQALVAAKAMVKKNKGRNIN; encoded by the coding sequence ATGAATCTTCAAAACTCATTGCATCTTAAAATACCTTTCCTGGAATTGATCCAAGGCCTAGCAAAGGAAAAGAAGCGATCGATCTTCCTTGTGGGAGGATCTTTGCGTGATTGCCTTCTTGAGCGCCACGTGATGGATTTTGATTTTGCGGTTTCCTGTGGCGCTATCAAATGTGCGCAAGAATTCTGCAAAAAAATTAAAGGAGCTTTTGTCCTTTTGGATGAAGAGCACGGCTGTGCCCGCATCGTCAAAAAAACCAAAGAGGGGATCTTAACTTTTGACTTTGCCGATTTTCGCGGAAAAACCATTTCTGACGATCTGGCTTTAAGAGATTTTACGATCAATACGCTTTGCGTTGATGTGCAGAAGATCGCTGGCAACACAATATTGCTCCAAGCCATTTTGAGCCATGACAATGCGTTAGAGGATATTCGATCAAGGAAGATTTCCATGGTTTCTGTTCGAAGTTTCAAAGATGACCCTTTAAGATTGGTGCGTGCTTTTAGTTTGCAGGCTACGTTAGACTTTTCCATTGACCGTAAGACATTGGCGCAAATCAAAAAGGACAAAGATCTTCTAGCTCAAACCGCTTATGAAAGAATTCGTGACGAGTTTTTCAAAATATTATTATCTGAGCGCGCCGCGCCAACGTTGATCCTGATGGACAAAGTTGGTTTGCTGGAGAAAATTATCCCGCAGATCGCCGTTATGTTCAATGTGAAACAAGGCGGATACCACCATTTGGATGTTTGGAAGCATTCTTTGGAAGTGGTGACACAGCTGGAAAAGGTATTTTCTGAAGTTAAACACGATCAGGATATTAAGAATTATCTTGAGGAGCCTTTGGCGGGAGTGCGAAACCGCCTGGCGCTGATGAAATTAGCAGCACTTCTCCATGATATCGGAAAGCCCGATACTCGCCGGAAAGAAAAAAAGCGCATGACTTTTCACGGCCACGAGCGTGTTGGCCGGGACATCTCTCGTCCTATAGCGCTTATGCTTAAGCTTTCCACAGATGAGCGCCACATTTTAGAAGATATGGTTTTTTGGCATCTTCGCCCGGGCTATTTATCCAATTTTAATATTCCCAGCGAGCGGGCCATGTTTAGATATTTTCGCGACACCAAAAAAGAAGCTCTAAGTATTGCGCTTTTATCATTGGCTGACCAAAGGTCTACGCGAGGGCCTTTAACGACCGCTTCAAAACAAAAGCACCATGAAAAAATCGCCTGGAAGATCATTAAACGTTATTTGGCAAAATCCAAAGAAAATCCTCTCAAGCGCCTTATTACGGGACATGATTTAATCCGACAATTAAAGTTAACACCGAGCCCAGTTTTTGCTAAAATTTTACGTGCTGTTGAGGAGCGTCAAACCTTGGGTGAGATCAATACAAAAACACAAGCGCTTGTGGCGGCTAAGGCTATGGTTAAGAAAAATAAAGGCAGAAACATTAATTAA
- a CDS encoding macro domain-containing protein codes for MKIENTEIKIIKGDITDLTVDAIVSVANDRLLMNVDVASAIKRKGGQAIEDEAVKNLPVVMGNCVLTTAGNLKAKHVIHSVIMGMDLRTDEKKIRQGVAGALKLANQMKLKSLAFPALGHGVGGFPLIGVPKVMIQEVLKFLRQAKSAPSEIIFCLYDDDSFKIFEKTIPAYLEHVLYTLSKGPFLTVDIIIELKEGIVVIERSNPPLGLALPGGFVDYGESLEEAACREAKEETNLKLLNLKQFHTFSEPGRDPRFHTVSTVFIAGASGIPKSGDDAKALRVVPLKDLMKLDYAFDHKQVIKDYLKQCGMSSAKSKK; via the coding sequence ATGAAAATAGAAAATACAGAGATCAAGATCATTAAAGGCGACATTACTGATCTTACCGTTGATGCGATCGTCAGCGTTGCCAATGACCGACTTCTCATGAATGTGGATGTGGCCTCCGCCATTAAACGCAAAGGCGGCCAGGCTATTGAGGATGAGGCTGTTAAAAATTTGCCCGTGGTGATGGGCAATTGTGTTTTAACAACAGCGGGAAATCTTAAAGCCAAACATGTTATTCATTCGGTCATTATGGGGATGGATTTACGTACCGACGAAAAGAAAATACGCCAAGGTGTCGCCGGTGCTTTAAAGTTAGCGAACCAGATGAAATTAAAGTCTCTCGCCTTTCCGGCCCTTGGCCATGGCGTGGGCGGATTTCCGCTCATTGGCGTGCCGAAAGTCATGATCCAGGAAGTCCTCAAATTCCTGCGGCAGGCAAAATCTGCTCCGTCAGAAATTATTTTCTGCCTCTATGATGATGACTCGTTTAAGATCTTTGAGAAAACGATCCCGGCTTATCTGGAACATGTGCTGTATACTTTGTCGAAGGGGCCGTTTTTAACGGTAGATATCATTATTGAACTCAAAGAGGGAATTGTCGTTATTGAACGCTCTAATCCTCCTCTTGGATTAGCTTTGCCCGGCGGATTTGTTGATTACGGAGAAAGCTTGGAAGAAGCGGCTTGTCGTGAGGCTAAAGAAGAAACCAATTTAAAGCTTTTGAATTTAAAACAATTTCATACCTTTTCAGAGCCAGGGCGTGATCCGCGCTTTCATACCGTTTCAACGGTTTTTATCGCCGGGGCGAGCGGGATCCCAAAATCCGGCGATGACGCTAAGGCGCTGCGCGTTGTTCCCTTAAAAGATTTGATGAAGCTTGATTATGCTTTTGACCATAAGCAAGTTATTAAAGATTATTTGAAACAGTGCGGTATGTCGTCAGCGAAGTCTAAAAAGTGA
- a CDS encoding response regulator yields MEHITVLIADDEVDVLEIMAKKISAVGYKVLTASDGQEAWEKIKAEIPDVILLDLRMPKLDGFMVLKNLRDNPPTKKWQPVIIISAVGELDSMKRGFDLEADHYLTKPCDMEVVLKSIRLMVSLIPQRRSNLEMDEEKK; encoded by the coding sequence ATGGAACATATTACAGTTCTTATTGCTGACGATGAAGTGGATGTTCTGGAGATCATGGCCAAAAAGATCTCGGCGGTCGGATATAAAGTTCTTACGGCATCTGACGGCCAAGAGGCGTGGGAAAAGATCAAGGCAGAAATCCCGGATGTGATCTTATTGGATTTAAGAATGCCAAAACTTGACGGATTTATGGTTTTGAAGAATTTAAGGGATAATCCGCCTACTAAAAAATGGCAGCCGGTCATTATCATCTCAGCCGTCGGAGAATTAGACAGCATGAAAAGAGGCTTTGACTTGGAAGCTGATCATTATTTAACAAAGCCTTGCGACATGGAAGTTGTCCTTAAATCAATTCGCTTGATGGTTAGCCTCATCCCACAGCGCAGGTCTAATCTGGAAATGGATGAAGAAAAGAAATAG
- a CDS encoding alpha/beta hydrolase has protein sequence MMIKLLIALIAVFILLVGFVRYFEANSIFHPTTEMPVNPNLIGFDYEDVYFKTQDNLLLNGWFIKSPGALTTVLFFHGNAGNISHRLEKIVLFRQLGLNTFIIDYRGYGKSEGKPTEEGIYKDASAALDYLSTRDDINRNRLIVYGDSLGGVVAVDLASRKKVAALIVDSSFPSAADVSKTIFPFIPSFFLRTKMDSAKKVKQVTIPKLFIHSTNDEIIPFALGKKLFDLAGSPKEFLSITGGHNTNHIDSHDVLIKNITQFLKKNNLL, from the coding sequence ATGATGATCAAACTTTTGATCGCTCTAATCGCGGTTTTTATTCTTCTCGTCGGGTTTGTCAGGTACTTTGAAGCCAATAGCATCTTTCATCCGACGACTGAGATGCCGGTTAATCCCAATTTGATCGGGTTTGATTACGAAGACGTTTATTTTAAAACACAAGACAATCTTCTTTTGAACGGATGGTTCATAAAATCTCCCGGAGCTCTCACAACAGTTTTATTTTTTCACGGAAATGCCGGCAATATCAGCCATCGGTTGGAAAAGATCGTTCTTTTCCGCCAGCTGGGCTTAAATACATTTATTATTGATTACCGAGGTTATGGAAAAAGCGAGGGAAAACCGACCGAAGAGGGAATTTATAAAGACGCGTCGGCTGCTTTGGATTATTTATCCACACGCGATGATATCAACCGCAATCGTTTGATTGTTTATGGCGATTCGCTGGGAGGCGTTGTGGCGGTTGATTTGGCCTCAAGAAAGAAAGTCGCTGCTTTGATCGTTGATTCTTCGTTCCCGTCGGCGGCCGATGTAAGCAAGACTATTTTTCCGTTCATTCCATCCTTTTTCTTGAGAACAAAAATGGATTCGGCAAAGAAAGTCAAGCAAGTCACAATTCCGAAGCTGTTTATTCATAGCACCAATGATGAAATTATTCCTTTCGCGTTAGGCAAAAAGTTATTTGACTTGGCCGGCAGCCCTAAAGAATTTTTATCTATTACCGGCGGGCATAATACCAATCACATCGATTCTCATGATGTTTTGATAAAGAATATAACCCAATTCCTAAAGAAGAATAATTTACTCTAA
- a CDS encoding glycoside hydrolase family 5 protein — protein sequence MTKKFLKTKGMSIIGPNGKPMILKGVNLGGWLLMEGYLMHALNRPQREFKQNFEKALGKNALKDFEKSFNNSFICEKDIAAIAKMGFNCVRVPFHFELIEEKPYQYSSRGLKYLKDLVRWAGRHRIWVILDLHAAAGAQNHDWHSDSFGPALLWQRKEFQNRTFALWEFLADQFKDEPWIAGYDLLNEAVLQDERLLNQFYKTLIKRIRKIDQNHMIFVEGNTWATNIKCLDAFDDDNIVLSVHFYEPLQYTFNLTAHLSYPLRHQGKTWNKKTLRDILGAHFKVAKRCNRPVFVGEFGINDRQGLYGEKLWLKDMLSLFREFGFSWTYWTYKSIKNAYLVDGIFSFLENPPWVNRMGPVQGWSTYHLYWPKQKREMISSWKTESFQKNKWLLNTLRHAL from the coding sequence ATGACAAAAAAATTCTTAAAAACAAAAGGGATGAGCATCATCGGGCCTAATGGAAAGCCGATGATCTTAAAAGGCGTTAATTTAGGTGGATGGCTTTTGATGGAAGGCTATCTGATGCATGCTTTAAATAGGCCGCAACGCGAGTTTAAGCAGAATTTTGAAAAAGCCCTAGGAAAGAATGCGTTAAAAGATTTCGAGAAGTCTTTTAATAACAGCTTCATCTGCGAAAAAGATATTGCCGCGATTGCCAAAATGGGGTTTAACTGTGTGCGCGTGCCGTTTCATTTTGAACTTATTGAAGAAAAGCCGTATCAATATTCTTCCCGCGGGCTCAAATACTTAAAAGATCTTGTCCGTTGGGCGGGGCGTCATCGTATTTGGGTCATTTTAGATTTGCACGCCGCGGCCGGCGCGCAAAACCACGATTGGCATTCGGATAGTTTTGGGCCAGCACTGCTTTGGCAAAGAAAAGAATTCCAGAATCGTACCTTTGCTTTGTGGGAATTTCTGGCGGATCAATTTAAAGATGAGCCATGGATCGCCGGTTATGACCTTTTGAATGAAGCGGTTTTACAAGATGAGCGCCTGTTGAATCAATTTTACAAAACGCTTATTAAGCGTATAAGAAAAATTGACCAGAACCATATGATCTTTGTTGAGGGCAATACCTGGGCGACCAATATCAAATGCCTGGACGCTTTTGACGATGATAATATCGTTTTAAGCGTTCATTTTTATGAGCCGCTTCAGTACACATTTAATTTAACGGCCCATTTATCTTATCCGCTTCGCCATCAGGGAAAAACCTGGAATAAAAAAACCTTAAGAGATATTTTAGGCGCTCACTTTAAAGTCGCTAAGCGGTGCAACCGTCCCGTTTTCGTCGGAGAATTCGGCATCAATGACCGCCAAGGGCTTTATGGAGAAAAACTTTGGCTTAAGGATATGCTTTCCTTGTTCAGGGAATTTGGGTTTTCCTGGACGTATTGGACATATAAATCCATCAAAAATGCTTATTTGGTCGATGGGATCTTTTCGTTTCTTGAAAATCCGCCGTGGGTCAATCGCATGGGTCCTGTCCAAGGCTGGAGCACGTATCATCTTTATTGGCCCAAACAAAAACGCGAGATGATCTCATCTTGGAAAACCGAAAGTTTTCAAAAGAATAAATGGTTATTGAATACCTTGCGCCATGCCCTCTAA
- a CDS encoding RNA methyltransferase — protein sequence MPSKNMPIVITSAQNPRIKSVIDLREKKTRDKTGLMIVDGFQEIRCALEAKAEFEEIYICRDFWSEQTKSLSENLIARGVECFELGKTVFPKVSFGERMEGIVAVCKKPKWELSDLKITKQSLLVIAEGIEKPGNLGAILRTCDGAGVDGLIVCSGVVDCYNPNVVRASLGTIFSVKVIEASAQEALDFLKKNNISICSTFVSAETVYTDALLKTPLAVVVGAEKDGLSSFWAKHCDLKIKIPMRGTADSLNVSAATAIVIYEALRQNTSH from the coding sequence ATGCCCTCTAAGAATATGCCGATCGTGATCACCAGTGCCCAAAATCCACGGATTAAATCTGTGATCGATTTAAGAGAAAAGAAAACTCGTGATAAAACGGGTTTGATGATCGTGGATGGTTTTCAGGAGATCAGGTGTGCTTTAGAAGCGAAAGCGGAGTTTGAAGAGATCTATATTTGCCGTGATTTTTGGAGTGAACAAACTAAGTCTTTATCGGAAAATTTAATAGCACGTGGCGTTGAATGTTTTGAATTGGGAAAGACGGTTTTTCCAAAAGTTTCTTTCGGCGAACGGATGGAAGGTATCGTTGCCGTTTGCAAGAAACCAAAGTGGGAACTTAGCGATCTAAAAATAACAAAACAATCGCTTTTAGTTATCGCCGAGGGCATTGAAAAGCCCGGAAATTTAGGAGCTATTTTAAGAACTTGCGACGGGGCCGGAGTTGACGGGTTGATCGTTTGTTCGGGCGTTGTCGATTGTTATAATCCCAATGTTGTCCGCGCAAGCTTGGGAACAATATTTTCGGTGAAAGTTATCGAGGCTTCCGCTCAAGAGGCACTTGATTTCTTAAAAAAGAACAATATTAGCATTTGCTCAACGTTTGTGTCGGCCGAAACGGTCTATACGGATGCTTTACTAAAAACTCCTTTGGCGGTTGTGGTAGGGGCGGAAAAAGACGGCCTAAGCAGTTTTTGGGCGAAGCACTGCGACTTGAAAATAAAGATCCCTATGAGGGGAACGGCGGATTCTTTGAATGTTTCCGCGGCCACGGCCATTGTTATTTATGAAGCCCTTAGACAAAACACCTCCCATTAG
- a CDS encoding pseudouridine synthase, which translates to MKPLDKTPPIRLQVFLSHSGLCSRREAMKIIQQGRVSLNGQITTEPSTPVDPVKDNVAVDGQDIKSSAHEYILLNKPKGYVTTTADPHAQKTVLDLVPKEFQHLYPAGRLDQDTQGLLLLTNDGDVAYKLTHPKFNVDKTYLAKISGVLAPLEKEKLEKGVVIEDKITAPSKITNVRISLGQTEFLITIHEGRKRQIRLMLQAVGHKVVDLTRIKQGPLSLGDLKLGCWRRLSEQEILQLKSI; encoded by the coding sequence ATGAAGCCCTTAGACAAAACACCTCCCATTAGGTTGCAGGTTTTTTTATCGCATAGCGGACTATGTTCCCGCCGTGAAGCGATGAAAATTATCCAGCAAGGCCGGGTGAGCCTTAATGGGCAAATCACTACGGAGCCGTCGACGCCGGTTGATCCAGTAAAAGATAACGTTGCGGTCGATGGACAGGATATTAAAAGCTCAGCGCATGAATACATTCTACTCAATAAACCTAAGGGTTATGTAACGACGACAGCCGATCCTCACGCGCAAAAAACGGTTCTTGACCTGGTGCCGAAAGAATTTCAGCATCTTTATCCGGCCGGACGCCTTGACCAAGACACCCAAGGCTTGCTTTTATTAACTAATGACGGCGATGTCGCCTATAAGTTGACGCATCCTAAATTCAATGTTGATAAAACTTATTTAGCTAAGATCTCAGGAGTTTTAGCTCCTTTAGAAAAAGAAAAGTTAGAAAAAGGCGTTGTCATTGAGGATAAAATAACAGCTCCGTCGAAAATAACCAATGTGAGAATTTCTTTGGGGCAAACAGAGTTTTTGATCACTATTCATGAAGGACGTAAGCGTCAGATTCGCTTAATGCTTCAAGCCGTGGGACATAAAGTGGTTGACCTTACGAGGATCAAGCAGGGGCCTTTGAGCTTAGGAGATTTGAAATTGGGCTGTTGGCGCCGTTTGAGCGAACAGGAAATCCTACAATTAAAGAGTATCTAA
- a CDS encoding ABC-F family ATP-binding cassette domain-containing protein, with product MITITNLSKNFDQRMLLNNVCISIYRNEKIGLTGPNGTGKTTLFSIILGQMEPGSGNVQVQKNLKIGYLPQEAHFESGRTVIDEITAGDEQMIALKKEKKELEDSNRAGEMRYGDILHELEQMGVYDLEHKAEKVLSGLGFRQQDFTRPIANLSGGWQMRTLLAKLLVYQFDLLLLDEPTNYLDLEATLWFKDYLASYQGTFVIISHDKVFLNEVTNYTIVLEDGRMSKVKGNYEEYEQAKLQRVASLEKRQKVVEKKRDQLERFAQRFHAQPNRASAVRNKRKMIERLETIEIPGEKHSIKDFDFPVTQQSGHSVITLRNISKSYTDLKVYQGLDFEITRGEKICLIGHNGAGKSTLLKMLAGVVKPDSGERKLGHNVGLGYFSQTRLDVLNQEKTAFDEVATSAAGIVPALKIRTLLGLFNFRGDDVFKQVKVLSGGEKSRLILAKLLISPPNFILLDEPTTHLDIDGVEALTKAFKAYEGTLCFISHDLFFVKQIANHVVEVNNGVLKNYPGGLDYYLDKKRAQDDLLKQGESKVKQEQKEKKKLSSFEQKNDPKTTELHHQHQQALKRLAEIKNELKRLDNEKGQLEAESFVKSKAISDPSGRRDSQTLKEYGQRLKFIQHRVREIETTAEQLTQERDQIGKK from the coding sequence ATGATCACTATTACTAATCTTTCCAAGAATTTTGACCAGCGGATGCTGTTGAATAATGTCTGCATTAGCATTTACCGCAATGAAAAGATCGGTTTGACCGGACCTAACGGAACGGGAAAAACTACGCTTTTTTCCATTATTCTCGGTCAGATGGAGCCGGGATCGGGAAATGTTCAAGTTCAGAAAAATCTTAAAATAGGTTATTTACCGCAAGAAGCACATTTTGAATCGGGGCGGACCGTGATCGACGAAATTACAGCCGGCGATGAGCAGATGATCGCTTTAAAAAAAGAAAAAAAAGAATTAGAAGATTCTAACCGTGCCGGGGAAATGCGTTATGGCGATATTTTGCATGAATTGGAACAAATGGGCGTTTATGACCTTGAGCATAAAGCGGAGAAAGTTCTCTCTGGGCTTGGATTTCGCCAGCAAGATTTCACTCGCCCTATCGCTAATTTAAGCGGCGGCTGGCAGATGCGCACACTTTTAGCAAAACTTTTGGTGTATCAATTTGACCTGCTTTTATTGGACGAACCGACGAACTATTTGGATTTAGAGGCAACATTGTGGTTTAAAGATTATTTAGCGAGTTATCAGGGAACGTTCGTTATTATTTCCCACGATAAAGTTTTCTTAAATGAGGTAACAAATTACACCATTGTTTTAGAAGACGGGCGTATGTCTAAAGTTAAAGGTAACTATGAAGAGTATGAACAGGCGAAATTGCAAAGAGTAGCCTCATTAGAAAAAAGACAAAAGGTGGTTGAGAAAAAACGCGACCAGCTTGAACGGTTTGCCCAGCGTTTTCATGCCCAGCCGAATCGGGCATCCGCTGTACGCAATAAGCGAAAAATGATCGAGCGCTTGGAAACGATCGAGATTCCGGGTGAAAAACACAGCATCAAAGATTTTGATTTTCCCGTGACTCAACAAAGCGGACATTCCGTGATCACCTTAAGAAATATTTCAAAATCGTATACTGACCTTAAGGTTTATCAAGGGCTTGATTTTGAAATTACCCGCGGAGAAAAGATCTGCTTGATCGGACATAACGGCGCCGGAAAATCAACGCTTCTTAAAATGTTGGCCGGTGTCGTCAAGCCCGATAGCGGCGAACGCAAATTAGGGCACAATGTTGGTTTGGGATATTTCTCCCAGACGCGCTTAGACGTCCTTAATCAAGAGAAAACGGCGTTTGATGAAGTAGCGACGTCTGCCGCCGGCATTGTTCCGGCGCTTAAGATCAGAACACTTTTAGGTTTATTCAATTTTCGCGGTGATGATGTTTTTAAGCAGGTGAAGGTTTTATCAGGGGGAGAAAAGAGCCGGCTTATTTTAGCGAAACTTTTGATTAGTCCGCCGAATTTTATTTTGCTGGATGAGCCTACCACCCATTTGGATATTGACGGCGTGGAAGCGCTCACTAAAGCATTTAAAGCATATGAAGGGACACTTTGTTTTATCAGTCACGATTTATTTTTTGTTAAACAGATCGCCAACCATGTCGTGGAAGTTAATAACGGGGTTTTAAAAAATTATCCGGGAGGGTTAGACTATTATCTGGATAAAAAGCGCGCTCAGGATGATCTTTTAAAGCAAGGTGAATCAAAGGTAAAACAAGAGCAAAAAGAAAAAAAGAAACTTAGCTCATTCGAGCAGAAAAATGATCCCAAAACAACAGAATTGCACCATCAGCATCAGCAGGCCTTAAAAAGGCTTGCGGAAATTAAAAATGAACTAAAACGGCTCGACAATGAAAAAGGACAATTGGAAGCGGAAAGCTTTGTGAAGTCTAAGGCTATTTCGGACCCGTCGGGCCGGCGTGATTCGCAAACATTAAAAGAATATGGCCAAAGGCTTAAATTCATTCAACATCGGGTCAGAGAGATCGAAACAACCGCTGAGCAATTAACGCAAGAACGCGATCAGATCGGTAAAAAATAA